In Chryseobacterium oranimense, a single window of DNA contains:
- a CDS encoding TPM domain-containing protein gives MRLRSLKIVFSFILLCFYTFVSAQYTIPQKPAVLYPVFDEAGLLTQQQKDELNNKLIKFSDSTSTEIEVVIIPSTKGEDVNFLATMFGEKWGIGKKGVDNGVVFLIATEDRTMSIQQGRAVEQYLTASVAGQILDYIVTPNFRQGQWYEGINRGTSAIMEAVQGKFKPVEETSPSGNGSAFKILIIAFVIFILLAIIFGNRGGGRGGGNNDDDDVIITRRGRRNYPGGFFPFPGSFGGGGFGGGSSGGGGGFGGFGGGGSFGGGGASGGW, from the coding sequence ATGAGATTACGTTCTCTTAAAATAGTATTTTCATTCATTCTCCTCTGCTTTTACACTTTTGTATCAGCACAGTATACGATTCCGCAAAAACCTGCGGTTTTATATCCTGTGTTTGATGAAGCAGGATTGCTTACCCAACAGCAAAAAGATGAGCTGAACAATAAGCTGATCAAATTTTCAGACTCTACCTCCACAGAAATTGAAGTAGTCATTATTCCTTCTACCAAAGGAGAAGATGTCAACTTTCTGGCCACCATGTTCGGCGAGAAATGGGGAATAGGAAAAAAAGGAGTGGATAACGGTGTTGTTTTCCTGATCGCTACTGAAGACAGAACCATGTCTATCCAGCAGGGAAGAGCTGTGGAACAGTATCTCACAGCTTCTGTGGCAGGACAGATCCTTGATTATATTGTCACTCCCAATTTCAGGCAGGGACAGTGGTATGAAGGCATCAACCGCGGTACTTCCGCAATTATGGAAGCCGTTCAGGGAAAATTCAAACCTGTAGAAGAAACCTCACCTTCAGGCAATGGAAGTGCATTTAAGATCCTTATCATCGCATTTGTCATCTTTATACTGCTCGCCATTATATTTGGTAACAGAGGCGGAGGACGCGGTGGCGGCAATAATGACGACGATGATGTAATCATCACCAGAAGAGGACGCAGAAATTATCCGGGCGGGTTCTTTCCTTTCCCTGGAAGCTTCGGAGGAGGCGGTTTTGGTGGTGGAAGTTCCGGAGGAGGCGGTGGATTCGGCGGCTTTGGAGGAGGTGGCAGCTTTGGAGGAGGCGGTGCTTCCGGCGGATGGTAA
- a CDS encoding four helix bundle protein, producing the protein MDYNQLFRARTKNFSILIIKSMSSLPYSDDVSIIRKQIIRSATSVAANYRAVSRARSENEKFAKLCIVVEEIDETQLWLEIIEELEYLSPEKMIELKSECEELVKVMTKYKFRLSQL; encoded by the coding sequence ATGGATTATAATCAATTGTTTCGGGCAAGAACTAAAAATTTCTCTATCCTTATTATTAAATCCATGTCTTCATTACCTTACTCTGATGATGTTTCAATTATCAGAAAGCAAATTATAAGATCTGCTACATCAGTGGCTGCCAATTACAGGGCTGTTTCCAGAGCAAGATCCGAAAATGAGAAATTTGCTAAATTGTGTATTGTAGTGGAAGAAATCGATGAAACCCAACTCTGGCTTGAGATCATTGAAGAACTTGAGTATTTAAGTCCGGAAAAAATGATTGAATTAAAATCTGAATGTGAAGAGCTTGTAAAGGTCATGACCAAATATAAATTTAGATTATCCCAACTTTAA
- a CDS encoding NAD(P)H-dependent oxidoreductase, translating into MKKTLVVFAHPYLEHSNSNVELINFYVRHQHFTLRDLYEEYPDFHIAAFRERKRLRNYDRFIFQFPLIWFGMPPLLRLWIDEVFDRDWLREGETNPLEGKEIYILVTTGGKERSFSKNGTYQYTVEELISGLIVSLKVFKADIKHIKIVYEANKLSKKDIILHKKEFTELLNQ; encoded by the coding sequence ATGAAAAAGACGCTGGTAGTTTTTGCACATCCCTATTTAGAGCACTCCAATTCTAATGTAGAGCTTATTAATTTCTATGTCCGTCACCAGCATTTTACCCTTAGAGACCTTTACGAAGAATATCCGGATTTTCATATTGCAGCGTTCAGGGAAAGGAAAAGATTAAGGAATTATGACCGTTTTATTTTTCAGTTTCCGCTTATCTGGTTCGGAATGCCGCCTTTATTGCGGCTATGGATTGATGAAGTTTTCGACCGCGACTGGCTCAGGGAAGGCGAAACCAATCCGCTGGAAGGCAAAGAAATTTATATACTGGTAACCACCGGCGGAAAAGAAAGATCATTCAGTAAAAACGGAACCTACCAGTATACCGTAGAGGAACTGATCAGTGGTCTGATTGTTTCTCTAAAAGTTTTCAAGGCTGATATCAAGCACATCAAAATTGTTTATGAGGCCAATAAATTAAGCAAGAAAGATATTATTCTACATAAAAAAGAATTTACAGAACTTCTCAACCAATAA
- a CDS encoding membrane protein — MNKYIKIAVAAVLILLGLYMMIFTRNLGWGIVVFLLAAIPIILFFKNEYILLAFWQLRKQNMEKAAQWLNGITNYQAQLHKSQYGYFHYLLGLTQAQEHPAKVEPLMKKALEYGLNMKHDRAMATLNLAAAAISKGRKQEGQKLLEEAKRLDSAGMMTDQIKMMKEQLKMPSMQKHMHNPNMRQRGKFF, encoded by the coding sequence ATGAATAAGTACATAAAAATTGCAGTTGCAGCAGTTCTTATCCTTTTAGGACTTTATATGATGATTTTCACAAGAAATCTGGGCTGGGGAATTGTGGTTTTCCTTCTGGCAGCAATACCTATTATACTTTTCTTCAAAAATGAATATATTCTTCTTGCCTTCTGGCAGCTGAGAAAACAGAATATGGAAAAAGCAGCACAATGGTTAAACGGGATCACCAATTACCAGGCGCAGCTTCATAAATCCCAGTACGGGTATTTTCATTATTTGTTGGGACTGACGCAAGCACAGGAACATCCTGCAAAAGTAGAACCTTTAATGAAAAAAGCTTTGGAGTACGGATTGAATATGAAGCACGACAGAGCAATGGCTACTCTGAATCTTGCAGCAGCAGCTATTTCCAAAGGTAGAAAGCAGGAAGGACAGAAACTTCTGGAAGAGGCAAAAAGGCTGGACAGCGCGGGAATGATGACGGACCAGATTAAAATGATGAAAGAACAACTGAAAATGCCATCCATGCAAAAGCATATGCATAACCCGAATATGAGACAGAGAGGAAAATTCTTCTAA
- a CDS encoding D-alanine--D-alanine ligase, giving the protein MSKKSVAVVMGGYSDEYVVSLKSGQLIYDSLDRNLYDVYKVVILKDEWYFLGENDKKYEINRGDFSVTLDNNEKLKFDACFNIIHGTPGENGILQAYWDAIGQKYTGCDFYQSALTFNKKDTLAVLSKYGIPSAKSIYLRKGENINVDEIVESLGLPVFVKPNQSGSSLGISKVKEKSELIAATEIAFKEDDEILIESFLDGMEVSVGVIDFKGETIVLGITEIVPTNEFFDYEAKYEGASEEITPARIDDATRIRVEEISKRAYNSLGMSGFSRSEFILMDGIPYMLEMNTNPGFSPASILPQQAKIYGISITDLCGNEVEKALNK; this is encoded by the coding sequence ATGAGCAAAAAAAGTGTTGCCGTTGTAATGGGAGGCTATTCGGATGAATATGTGGTTTCCCTAAAAAGCGGTCAGTTGATCTACGATTCTCTGGACAGAAATCTATATGATGTATATAAAGTAGTTATCCTTAAAGATGAATGGTATTTTCTAGGTGAAAACGACAAAAAATATGAAATCAACCGCGGGGATTTTTCAGTAACACTGGACAACAATGAAAAACTGAAATTCGATGCCTGTTTCAACATTATCCACGGAACTCCGGGTGAAAACGGAATTCTTCAGGCCTACTGGGATGCCATCGGACAGAAATATACCGGCTGTGATTTCTATCAAAGTGCTCTGACCTTCAATAAAAAAGATACATTAGCTGTACTATCCAAATACGGAATCCCTTCTGCAAAAAGCATTTATTTAAGAAAAGGAGAAAATATTAATGTTGATGAGATCGTTGAAAGTCTTGGCCTTCCTGTTTTTGTAAAGCCTAACCAGTCCGGATCATCTTTGGGAATTTCAAAAGTAAAGGAGAAATCAGAATTAATTGCCGCTACGGAAATTGCCTTCAAAGAAGATGATGAAATCCTGATTGAAAGCTTCCTGGACGGAATGGAAGTTTCTGTAGGCGTTATAGATTTCAAAGGCGAAACTATCGTTCTTGGAATCACCGAAATTGTCCCTACCAACGAATTCTTTGATTATGAGGCTAAATATGAAGGTGCTTCAGAAGAAATTACCCCTGCAAGAATTGATGATGCAACAAGAATCAGAGTGGAAGAAATCTCAAAAAGAGCTTACAATTCCCTTGGAATGAGTGGTTTTTCAAGAAGCGAATTCATCCTTATGGACGGGATTCCTTACATGCTTGAAATGAATACCAATCCGGGATTCTCCCCTGCCAGCATTCTTCCGCAACAGGCAAAAATCTACGGAATATCCATCACAGACCTTTGCGGAAACGAAGTAGAAAAAGCATTGAATAAATAA
- a CDS encoding dihydrofolate reductase, which translates to MTTIVVAMGEKNEIGFENKLLWHLPKDLKHFKDITSGHPIIMGRKTYESIGKPLPNRTNIVISRKKDWFEEGILIVGSIKEAVKFAKKIDEEVFIIGGGNIYEQTMEIVDKLEVTLVKADLEADTFFPKINEKIWKKTEEICHEKDEKNSYDFCFQTYERIKSE; encoded by the coding sequence ATGACAACAATAGTGGTGGCAATGGGAGAGAAGAACGAGATCGGTTTTGAAAATAAACTGCTGTGGCATCTTCCTAAAGACCTGAAACACTTTAAAGATATTACTTCCGGGCACCCCATTATTATGGGAAGGAAAACCTATGAAAGTATAGGGAAGCCACTGCCTAACCGCACCAATATTGTTATTTCCAGAAAGAAAGACTGGTTTGAAGAAGGAATTCTGATCGTAGGAAGCATTAAAGAAGCTGTAAAATTTGCCAAAAAGATTGATGAAGAAGTTTTCATTATCGGTGGCGGAAATATTTATGAGCAAACGATGGAAATTGTTGATAAATTAGAAGTTACTTTAGTGAAAGCTGACCTTGAGGCTGATACCTTCTTTCCAAAGATCAATGAAAAAATCTGGAAAAAGACTGAAGAAATATGTCATGAAAAAGATGAAAAGAATTCATATGATTTTTGCTTTCAGACGTATGAAAGAATCAAGAGTGAATAG
- the coaD gene encoding pantetheine-phosphate adenylyltransferase → MKIAVFPGSFDPITLGHYDIIERAAPLFDKLIIAIGQNSQKKYMFPLEKRMEFIQNSVAEFPNVEVDYFEGLTVDYCFEKNAQYIIRGLRNPADFEFEKAIAHTNRTLAHKKLETVFLLTSSGKSFISSSIVREIINHGGEYELLVPDSVRVQR, encoded by the coding sequence ATGAAAATTGCTGTTTTCCCGGGATCTTTTGATCCTATTACCCTGGGACATTATGATATCATTGAAAGAGCGGCTCCGCTTTTTGACAAACTGATTATTGCCATCGGGCAGAATTCCCAGAAAAAATATATGTTTCCACTGGAAAAAAGAATGGAATTTATCCAAAATTCTGTTGCCGAATTCCCTAATGTGGAAGTTGATTATTTTGAAGGATTAACGGTAGACTATTGCTTCGAAAAAAATGCACAGTATATCATCAGAGGTTTAAGAAATCCTGCCGATTTTGAATTCGAAAAAGCTATTGCTCATACCAATCGGACCTTAGCCCATAAAAAACTGGAAACTGTATTCTTATTAACCTCATCCGGAAAATCCTTCATCAGCAGCAGCATTGTCAGGGAGATTATCAACCACGGCGGAGAATATGAACTGCTGGTTCCGGATTCGGTGAGGGTACAGCGATAA
- a CDS encoding trimeric intracellular cation channel family protein has protein sequence MHEQFNFAIEVLGTISFAMSGSFAAMQKRLDPFGVLIIAFVTSVGGGTVRDLLLDIPVFWMHDLLTCALILGTSIFAMVFKSIEKNFKVTLFIFDSFGLGLFTIIGVQKGLNAEIHPFICIALGTITGCFGGIIRDILLNRIPLIFRKEIYATACIVGGSAFLLMTKFIPLSYTFIQIFTILLIVAIRTLAVKYQWQIPKFYGHDHSSEM, from the coding sequence ATGCACGAACAGTTCAATTTTGCCATAGAAGTACTCGGAACCATATCCTTTGCGATGTCTGGGAGCTTTGCCGCTATGCAGAAACGCCTTGATCCGTTCGGGGTTCTGATTATTGCATTCGTTACTTCCGTTGGCGGAGGAACTGTAAGGGATCTTCTGCTGGATATTCCGGTTTTCTGGATGCATGACTTGCTGACCTGTGCATTAATCCTTGGAACAAGCATTTTTGCGATGGTCTTTAAATCCATTGAAAAGAACTTCAAGGTAACCCTGTTCATTTTTGATAGTTTCGGGCTGGGATTATTTACCATTATCGGAGTGCAGAAAGGATTGAATGCAGAAATTCATCCATTCATATGTATTGCCCTGGGAACGATCACCGGATGTTTCGGAGGAATCATACGGGACATTCTGCTGAACCGGATTCCACTGATATTCAGGAAAGAAATTTATGCTACAGCGTGTATTGTCGGAGGATCTGCATTCCTTTTAATGACGAAATTTATACCGCTTTCCTATACATTTATACAGATATTTACAATTCTACTCATTGTTGCCATCAGGACTCTGGCTGTAAAATACCAATGGCAGATACCTAAATTTTACGGCCATGATCATAGCTCGGAAATGTGA
- a CDS encoding TPM domain-containing protein codes for MNRFLTNQQINSLVEAIQSAEEHSTGEIRVHIDSNTETENAQTAFEVFKELCMNKTTDRNAVLFHVNFEQKYLTIIGDIGIHDKVHQSYWDHLHDYITAEFAKGNYYKALKSGILETGLELKKYFPVEGKNPNQLSNEITFS; via the coding sequence ATGAACCGTTTTCTGACAAATCAGCAGATCAATTCCCTTGTGGAAGCGATACAGTCGGCAGAAGAACATTCTACAGGCGAGATCAGAGTACACATTGACTCGAATACGGAAACAGAGAATGCCCAAACCGCATTTGAAGTTTTCAAAGAACTCTGTATGAATAAAACTACCGACAGGAATGCGGTGCTTTTCCATGTGAATTTCGAACAGAAATATCTTACCATTATCGGAGATATCGGGATTCATGACAAAGTACACCAATCGTATTGGGACCACCTGCACGATTACATTACTGCTGAATTTGCCAAAGGAAATTATTATAAAGCTTTAAAAAGCGGTATCCTGGAAACCGGTCTTGAATTAAAAAAATATTTTCCTGTAGAAGGAAAAAATCCCAATCAGCTTTCTAATGAGATTACGTTCTCTTAA
- a CDS encoding LemA family protein, with product MKNKGCLSAGTIGIALLIIVGVIFFWGKNGYNNFVSKEQNVNSKWSNIETVYQKRANLIPNLERTVKSYSKFEQETLTKVVEARSKATSINVDPTNMTEADMAKFQAAQGELSGALSRLMAVVESYPNLKADQQYINFQREYTAIENSIRTETVYYNDAAKDYNTTIKTFPNNILANFTNFKEKPFFKAEAGAEKAPEVFK from the coding sequence ATGAAAAATAAAGGCTGCCTGAGCGCAGGAACTATCGGTATCGCACTGCTTATTATAGTAGGTGTAATATTCTTCTGGGGAAAAAACGGTTACAATAATTTCGTTTCGAAAGAACAGAACGTGAACTCCAAATGGTCAAATATAGAAACTGTATATCAGAAAAGGGCCAATCTTATTCCAAACCTGGAAAGAACAGTTAAATCCTATTCAAAATTCGAGCAGGAAACTCTGACAAAAGTGGTTGAAGCCCGTTCAAAGGCTACATCTATCAATGTTGACCCAACGAATATGACAGAAGCTGATATGGCGAAATTCCAGGCTGCACAGGGAGAATTATCCGGCGCATTAAGCAGATTGATGGCGGTAGTGGAATCTTACCCGAATCTGAAAGCTGATCAACAGTATATCAATTTCCAGAGAGAGTACACAGCAATTGAAAACAGCATCAGAACTGAAACGGTTTACTACAACGACGCTGCCAAAGATTACAATACGACAATCAAAACATTCCCGAATAATATTCTGGCGAACTTTACCAACTTTAAAGAAAAACCTTTCTTCAAGGCTGAAGCCGGTGCTGAAAAAGCTCCTGAAGTATTTAAATAA